One Paraburkholderia sp. IMGN_8 DNA window includes the following coding sequences:
- a CDS encoding integration host factor subunit beta, giving the protein MTKSELVAQLATRFPQLVLKDADFAVKTMLDAMSEALANGHRIEIRGFGSFGLNRRPSRVGRNPKSGEKVLVPEKYVPHFKPGKELRERVDRRAGEPLKAEEPDDDL; this is encoded by the coding sequence ATGACCAAATCGGAATTGGTCGCCCAGCTGGCTACGCGATTTCCGCAACTTGTCCTCAAGGATGCGGATTTCGCGGTGAAGACGATGCTTGATGCGATGTCGGAGGCGCTTGCCAACGGTCATCGCATCGAAATTCGCGGCTTCGGCAGCTTCGGCCTCAATCGTCGTCCTTCCCGCGTCGGTCGTAATCCGAAGTCGGGCGAGAAGGTGCTGGTACCCGAGAAGTACGTACCGCACTTCAAGCCTGGCAAGGAATTGCGCGAGCGGGTCGATCGGCGTGCGGGCGAGCCGTTGAAGGCCGAAGAGCCGGATGACGATCTGTAA
- the aroA gene encoding 3-phosphoshikimate 1-carboxyvinyltransferase, with amino-acid sequence MEFLDLGPFSRASGTVRLPGSKSISNRVLLLAALAEGETTITNLLDSDDTRVMLDALEKLGVRLKRDGDTCVVTGTRGAFTARTADLFLGNAGTAVRPLTAALAVNGGDYRVHGVPRMHERPIGDLVDGLRQIGAKIDYEANEGYPPLRIRPAQISADAPIRVRGDVSSQFLTSLLMTLPLLRTESGVTTVQVDGELISKPYIEITIKLMERFGIKVERNGWHQFVVPAGQRYQSPGTIMVEGDASSASYFLAAGALGGGPLRVEGVGRASIQGDVGFADALIKMGANLQMGDDWIEVRGVGHDSGKLEPIDMDFNLIPDAAMTIAVAALFADGTTTLRNIASWRVKETDRIAAMATELRKVGAKVQEGEDFLVVTPPEKLIPNASIDTYDDHRMAMCFSLVSLGGVPIRINDPKCVGKTFPDYFERFIALAQP; translated from the coding sequence ATGGAATTCCTCGATCTCGGACCATTTTCCCGTGCGTCCGGCACGGTTCGCCTGCCAGGCTCGAAGAGCATTTCGAACCGGGTGCTGCTGCTCGCAGCGCTCGCCGAAGGCGAAACGACCATTACGAATCTGCTCGATTCGGACGACACGCGCGTGATGCTCGACGCGCTCGAAAAGCTCGGCGTGCGCCTGAAGCGCGACGGCGACACCTGCGTCGTAACCGGCACGCGTGGCGCGTTCACCGCTCGTACCGCCGACCTGTTCCTCGGCAACGCGGGCACGGCGGTGCGCCCGTTGACGGCGGCGCTCGCGGTCAATGGCGGCGACTATCGCGTGCACGGCGTGCCGCGCATGCACGAGCGGCCGATCGGCGATCTGGTCGACGGCCTGCGTCAGATCGGCGCGAAGATCGACTACGAAGCGAATGAAGGCTATCCGCCGCTGCGGATTCGCCCAGCGCAGATTTCTGCGGACGCGCCGATCCGCGTGCGCGGCGACGTGTCGAGCCAGTTCCTCACCTCGCTGTTGATGACGCTGCCGCTGTTGCGCACCGAAAGCGGCGTAACGACCGTGCAGGTTGACGGCGAACTGATCTCGAAGCCGTACATCGAGATCACGATCAAGCTGATGGAGCGCTTCGGCATCAAGGTCGAGCGCAACGGCTGGCATCAATTCGTGGTGCCGGCCGGCCAGCGCTATCAGTCGCCGGGCACGATCATGGTGGAAGGCGATGCGTCGTCGGCGTCGTATTTTCTGGCGGCCGGCGCGCTCGGCGGCGGGCCGCTGCGGGTGGAAGGTGTCGGCCGGGCCAGCATCCAGGGCGACGTCGGTTTTGCCGATGCGCTGATCAAGATGGGTGCGAACCTGCAGATGGGCGACGACTGGATCGAAGTGCGCGGCGTCGGCCATGACAGCGGCAAGCTCGAGCCGATCGACATGGACTTCAACCTGATTCCCGACGCAGCGATGACCATCGCCGTCGCCGCGCTGTTCGCCGACGGCACGACCACGTTGCGCAACATTGCCAGCTGGCGCGTGAAGGAAACCGACCGGATCGCCGCGATGGCAACGGAACTGCGCAAGGTCGGCGCGAAGGTGCAGGAGGGCGAGGATTTCCTCGTCGTCACGCCGCCTGAAAAATTGATTCCGAACGCCTCGATCGACACTTACGACGATCACCGCATGGCGATGTGCTTCTCGTTGGTGAGTCTCGGCGGCGTGCCGATCCGGATCAACGACCCCAAATGCGTCGGCAAGACGTTCCCCGATTATTTCGAGCGCTTTATCGCGCTCGCTCAACCCTGA
- a CDS encoding prephenate dehydrogenase/arogenate dehydrogenase family protein yields the protein MIDVAAFSFNKLVIFGVGLIGGSLARALRERGEAAGARTVIGVGRSPASTERALVLGVIDGTAALNDDAALRAALSGADLVLLAAPVAQTQSLLERIALFLDADTIVTDAGSTKSDVVAAARAALGARIGQFVPGHPIAGRESSGVDAALPDLYVNRNVVLCALPENAPEAVARVAAMWAATGAAVHEMTPEQHDRVFASVSHLPHVLSFALVEQILNSPDAALKFSFAAGGFRDFTRIAASSPEMWRDVCVANRVALLDELDAYTTVLARLRAAIEAADGAALEAVFARSRVARTEWQEQRGAAVAPSDASK from the coding sequence GTGATCGACGTGGCCGCGTTCTCTTTTAACAAGCTGGTGATTTTCGGTGTCGGCCTGATCGGCGGATCGCTCGCGCGCGCGTTGCGAGAGCGCGGCGAGGCGGCAGGCGCGCGCACGGTGATCGGTGTCGGGCGTTCGCCCGCGTCGACCGAGCGTGCGCTGGTGTTGGGTGTAATCGACGGTACTGCGGCGCTAAATGACGATGCTGCATTGCGCGCAGCATTGTCCGGCGCGGATCTCGTGCTGCTTGCCGCGCCAGTCGCGCAGACTCAGTCGCTGCTCGAACGAATCGCGCTGTTTCTCGACGCGGACACGATCGTCACGGACGCAGGCAGCACCAAATCCGACGTGGTCGCCGCCGCCCGAGCGGCGCTCGGTGCGCGGATCGGCCAATTCGTTCCGGGCCATCCGATTGCCGGGCGTGAGTCGAGCGGGGTGGATGCCGCCTTGCCCGACCTGTATGTGAACCGCAACGTCGTGTTGTGCGCGCTGCCGGAGAACGCGCCCGAGGCCGTCGCGCGGGTTGCCGCGATGTGGGCTGCCACCGGCGCCGCTGTGCACGAGATGACGCCGGAGCAGCATGACCGCGTGTTCGCGTCGGTCAGCCATTTGCCGCACGTGTTGTCGTTCGCGCTGGTCGAGCAGATTCTCAACTCGCCTGACGCTGCGCTGAAATTTTCATTTGCTGCCGGCGGCTTCCGCGATTTCACGCGGATCGCAGCGTCGAGCCCGGAAATGTGGCGCGACGTGTGCGTCGCGAATCGCGTCGCGCTGCTCGACGAACTCGATGCTTACACGACGGTGCTTGCGCGCTTGCGGGCGGCGATCGAGGCAGCCGACGGCGCCGCGCTCGAAGCCGTGTTCGCGCGCTCGCGTGTCGCGCGCACCGAGTGGCAGGAGCAGCGCGGTGCGGCTGTCGCGCCCAGCGACGCCTCGAAATAA
- the serC gene encoding 3-phosphoserine/phosphohydroxythreonine transaminase has protein sequence MRVFNFSAGPAAMPEEVLRQAADEMLDWQGSGMSVMEMSHRGKEFMSIHEEALVDLRELLSVPASHRILFLQGGGLGENAIVPMNLLGAKPRADFVVTGSWSQKSFKEAQKYGTVHLAASGQTADGFTRAPARSEWQLSDDPAYVHLCTNETIHGVETFEIPDMGDIPLVADVSSHILSRPMDIAKYGVLYGGAQKNIGMAGVTVVIVREDMLDRAQSICPSAFEWKTVAENNSMYNTPPTYAIYVAGLVFKWLKKQGGLAAMEARNLEKSKLLYDAIDSSRFYLNKVERGSRSRMNVPFFLVDESRNEDFLAGAKARGMVQLKGHKSVGGMRASIYNAVPLEGVKALVEYMKEFEQRSA, from the coding sequence ATGCGCGTCTTTAATTTCTCCGCCGGCCCTGCGGCCATGCCAGAAGAAGTGCTGCGCCAGGCAGCCGACGAGATGCTCGATTGGCAAGGCAGCGGCATGAGCGTGATGGAAATGAGCCATCGCGGCAAAGAGTTCATGTCGATCCACGAGGAAGCACTCGTCGATTTGCGCGAGTTACTCTCGGTGCCGGCCAGCCACCGTATCCTGTTCCTGCAAGGCGGCGGTTTGGGCGAAAACGCGATCGTGCCGATGAATCTGCTCGGCGCGAAACCGCGTGCCGACTTTGTCGTAACGGGTTCGTGGTCGCAGAAGTCGTTCAAAGAAGCGCAAAAGTACGGCACCGTGCATCTGGCGGCGAGCGGCCAGACGGCGGACGGCTTCACGCGCGCGCCGGCGCGCTCCGAATGGCAACTGTCGGACGATCCGGCTTACGTGCATCTGTGCACCAACGAGACGATCCACGGTGTCGAGACCTTCGAAATCCCCGATATGGGCGATATTCCGCTGGTCGCGGACGTGTCGTCGCACATCCTGTCGCGCCCGATGGACATCGCCAAATACGGCGTGCTGTACGGCGGCGCGCAGAAGAACATCGGCATGGCGGGCGTGACGGTCGTGATCGTGCGCGAAGATATGCTGGATCGCGCGCAGTCGATCTGCCCGTCGGCGTTCGAATGGAAGACCGTCGCCGAGAACAATTCGATGTACAACACGCCGCCCACCTACGCGATCTACGTCGCCGGGCTGGTGTTCAAGTGGTTGAAGAAGCAGGGCGGCCTTGCCGCGATGGAAGCGCGTAACCTCGAAAAGTCGAAGCTGTTGTACGACGCGATCGATTCGAGCCGCTTCTATCTGAACAAGGTCGAGCGTGGCTCGCGCTCGCGGATGAACGTACCGTTTTTCCTCGTCGACGAGTCGCGCAACGAAGATTTCCTGGCCGGCGCGAAAGCGCGGGGAATGGTGCAGCTAAAGGGCCACAAGTCCGTCGGCGGCATGCGGGCGTCGATTTATAACGCCGTCCCGCTCGAAGGCGTCAAAGCGCTTGTCGAATACATGAAGGAATTCGAACAGCGCAGCGCCTGA
- the lapB gene encoding lipopolysaccharide assembly protein LapB, with protein MDLDFWWLLAVPVAFAFGWMAARYDLKTLLSESANLPRSYFRGLNFLLNEQPDQAIDAFIEVVKLDPETVELHFALGNLFRRRGETDRAIRVHQNLLSRADLPVTERDHALYELGQDFLKAGLLDRAEETFRALETGDYALGAQRALLTIYEIEKDWVKSIDTARHLETMGAESLDKEIAQFHCELAQEALQQKNPDEARRQLGFALKANPTNVRATILFGDVDAAGDAQEAAITQWRRVEEQNPAYLPLVAEKLMKAYETLGRPQEGADLLTTWVDRYPSNDLLDVAYQHVAVLRGPDAAHALARSQMQKSPNLAGMTRLLEAQQAVAEEPRRSELELMRTLIRQRTKNLPRYTCQNCGFRARLFYWQCPGCSGWETYAPRRVEPIAASN; from the coding sequence ATGGATCTAGACTTCTGGTGGCTGCTTGCCGTACCCGTCGCTTTCGCGTTCGGCTGGATGGCCGCGCGCTACGACCTCAAGACGCTGCTGTCTGAAAGCGCCAACCTCCCGCGTTCGTATTTCCGTGGCCTGAATTTCCTGCTCAATGAGCAGCCGGATCAGGCGATCGATGCGTTCATCGAAGTGGTCAAGCTCGACCCCGAAACGGTCGAGTTGCACTTCGCGTTGGGCAATCTGTTCCGGCGCCGCGGCGAGACCGACCGCGCGATTCGCGTGCATCAGAACCTGCTGAGCCGAGCCGATCTGCCTGTCACCGAGCGCGATCACGCGCTGTACGAATTAGGCCAGGACTTCCTGAAGGCGGGCTTGCTCGATCGCGCGGAGGAAACCTTCCGCGCGCTCGAAACGGGCGACTATGCGTTGGGCGCGCAACGCGCGCTGCTGACGATCTACGAAATCGAGAAAGACTGGGTCAAGTCGATCGACACCGCGCGCCATCTGGAAACGATGGGCGCTGAATCGCTCGATAAGGAAATCGCGCAATTCCATTGCGAACTGGCCCAGGAAGCGCTGCAACAGAAGAACCCGGATGAAGCGCGCCGTCAGCTTGGTTTTGCGTTGAAAGCCAACCCGACTAACGTGCGCGCCACGATCCTGTTCGGCGACGTCGATGCGGCAGGCGATGCGCAAGAGGCCGCCATTACCCAATGGCGGCGCGTCGAGGAACAGAATCCGGCGTATCTGCCGCTCGTCGCCGAAAAGCTGATGAAGGCCTACGAAACGCTCGGCCGCCCGCAAGAGGGTGCCGATCTGCTGACCACGTGGGTGGATCGCTATCCGTCGAACGATCTGCTCGACGTCGCGTATCAGCACGTCGCGGTGTTGCGCGGTCCCGACGCCGCGCATGCACTGGCGCGTTCGCAGATGCAGAAGTCACCTAATCTGGCAGGTATGACGCGTCTTCTGGAAGCGCAGCAAGCCGTCGCGGAAGAGCCGCGGCGCAGCGAGCTCGAACTGATGCGCACGCTGATCCGTCAGCGCACCAAAAATCTGCCACGGTATACGTGCCAGAATTGCGGTTTTCGGGCGCGGCTTTTCTATTGGCAGTGCCCGGGTTGCAGCGGTTGGGAAACCTATGCGCCGCGTCGCGTCGAACCGATCGCGGCGTCGAATTGA
- a CDS encoding LapA family protein, which yields MKFIVWLIRVLVFVLLLVLALSNTQPATLNFLAGYAWSAPLILIGLAFFVAGLLAGLVSWMPAMVRLRMENGRLKRELRVARETPVVVEQPPMPPLI from the coding sequence ATGAAATTTATCGTCTGGCTGATCCGTGTACTGGTGTTCGTGCTGCTGCTGGTGCTCGCGCTCTCCAATACGCAACCTGCTACGCTGAATTTCCTCGCTGGCTACGCCTGGTCGGCTCCGTTGATCCTGATCGGCCTTGCCTTCTTTGTGGCTGGGCTGCTGGCCGGGCTGGTGTCGTGGATGCCGGCCATGGTGCGCTTGCGCATGGAGAACGGCCGGCTCAAGCGCGAGTTGCGGGTAGCGCGCGAAACTCCGGTGGTGGTCGAACAACCGCCGATGCCGCCGCTGATCTAA
- the hisC gene encoding histidinol-phosphate transaminase, with translation MTTSFGPSYVRAIAPYIAGKPISEVAREFGLDEATIVKLASNENPLGMPESAQRAMAQAATELGRYPDANAFELKAALSERYGVPADWVTLGNGSNDILEIAAHALVEKGQSIVYAQYSFAVYALATQGVGARAIVVPAVKYGHDLDAMLAAITDDTRLIFVANPNNPTGTFIEGPKLEAFLDKVPRSVVVVLDEAYTEYLPEEKRYDSIAWVRRYPNLLVSRTFSKAFGLAGLRVGFAIAQPELTDLLNRLRQPFNVNTLAQAAAIAALNDKAFLEKSAALNAQGYRRLTEAFDKLGLEYVPSDGNFVLVRVGNDDAAGNRVNLELLKQGVIVRPVGNYGLPQWLRITIGLPEENEAFLAALEKTLATA, from the coding sequence ATGACAACGTCCTTCGGTCCTTCTTATGTGCGCGCGATTGCGCCTTACATCGCCGGCAAACCGATTTCGGAAGTCGCACGCGAGTTCGGCCTCGACGAAGCGACCATCGTGAAGCTGGCGTCGAATGAAAATCCGCTTGGCATGCCGGAGTCGGCGCAGCGCGCCATGGCGCAGGCCGCCACCGAACTCGGCCGCTATCCGGACGCGAATGCGTTCGAACTGAAGGCCGCGTTGAGCGAGCGCTACGGTGTGCCGGCTGACTGGGTCACGCTTGGCAACGGCAGCAACGATATCCTCGAAATCGCCGCGCACGCGTTGGTGGAGAAGGGTCAGTCGATCGTATACGCGCAGTATTCGTTCGCCGTGTACGCACTGGCCACGCAAGGCGTGGGCGCACGCGCGATCGTCGTGCCGGCCGTCAAGTACGGCCACGACCTCGACGCGATGCTCGCCGCGATTACCGACGATACGCGCCTGATCTTCGTCGCGAACCCGAACAACCCGACCGGCACGTTCATCGAAGGCCCGAAACTCGAAGCGTTTCTCGACAAGGTGCCGCGTAGCGTGGTCGTCGTGCTGGATGAGGCATACACCGAATATCTGCCGGAAGAAAAGCGCTACGACTCGATCGCGTGGGTGCGCCGTTATCCGAATCTGCTGGTGTCGCGCACATTCTCGAAGGCGTTTGGTCTGGCCGGCTTGCGCGTCGGTTTCGCGATCGCCCAGCCCGAATTGACCGATTTGCTGAACCGTCTGCGTCAGCCGTTCAACGTGAACACGCTGGCGCAAGCGGCGGCGATCGCGGCGCTGAACGACAAGGCGTTTCTGGAAAAGAGCGCCGCGTTGAATGCGCAAGGCTACCGTCGCCTGACCGAAGCATTCGACAAGCTCGGCCTCGAATATGTGCCGTCGGACGGCAACTTCGTACTGGTGCGTGTCGGCAACGACGACGCAGCCGGCAATCGCGTCAACCTCGAATTGTTGAAGCAGGGCGTGATCGTCCGACCGGTCGGCAATTACGGTTTGCCGCAATGGCTGCGCATCACGATCGGCCTGCCGGAAGAAAACGAAGCGTTCCTCGCGGCGCTTGAAAAGACGCTCGCCACCGCTTAA
- a CDS encoding DUF2059 domain-containing protein, with protein MQKRFKQLMLLAALVPTFAMAQALQGQAPAAPAAAAAPVDPAKQAAIKDLLDAIDAQKLVGAIGNSAQMQAKQLVPAILSDALSENKTMTDKQKQASVPTLQKNAVPKLVDGAGQVFATDGFRQDAMQAQYDAYAKYYSTSEIKDLTTFYKSPTGRKFIQVQDQVGRDVVNGLMQKYMPQSIKATRDQADKEVASVKPAK; from the coding sequence ATGCAAAAACGATTCAAACAACTGATGTTGCTGGCTGCACTCGTGCCGACCTTTGCTATGGCTCAAGCGCTTCAGGGCCAGGCTCCGGCGGCTCCGGCTGCTGCCGCGGCACCGGTTGATCCGGCCAAGCAGGCTGCCATCAAGGACCTGCTGGACGCAATCGACGCACAGAAGCTCGTCGGCGCCATCGGCAACAGCGCGCAAATGCAAGCCAAGCAACTGGTTCCGGCCATCCTGTCGGACGCTCTGAGCGAAAACAAGACGATGACGGACAAGCAGAAGCAGGCTTCCGTCCCGACGCTGCAAAAGAACGCAGTGCCGAAGCTGGTTGACGGCGCGGGCCAGGTGTTCGCAACGGACGGTTTCCGTCAAGACGCAATGCAAGCTCAGTACGACGCATACGCGAAGTACTACAGCACGTCGGAAATCAAGGACCTGACCACGTTCTACAAGAGCCCGACCGGCCGCAAGTTCATCCAGGTGCAAGACCAGGTTGGCCGCGACGTCGTGAACGGCTTGATGCAAAAGTACATGCCGCAATCGATCAAGGCAACGCGTGACCAGGCCGACAAGGAAGTCGCGTCGGTCAAGCCGGCTAAGTAA
- the cmk gene encoding (d)CMP kinase, translated as MKPTRPFHQTPVITIDGPSASGKGTVAALVAASLGFHLLDSGALYRLAALASMRYDIAPDDADALAALIDDLHITFREGLAQLDGVDVSAEIRAEEVGSRASAIAVHAPVRAALVARQRAFRKEPGLVADGRDMGTVIFQDAILKVFLTASVEARAARRHKQLIQKGFSANIHDLLRDLRERDERDSQRAAAPLKPAADAKLLDTSALSVDQAVEQVVQWYEALVPHA; from the coding sequence ATGAAACCGACCCGTCCCTTTCACCAGACGCCCGTCATTACGATCGACGGCCCGAGTGCCTCCGGCAAAGGCACCGTGGCCGCGCTGGTTGCCGCGAGCCTCGGTTTTCACTTGCTGGATAGCGGCGCGCTGTACCGGCTCGCCGCGCTCGCCAGCATGCGCTACGACATTGCGCCGGACGATGCCGATGCGCTCGCAGCACTGATCGACGACCTGCACATCACGTTTCGCGAGGGCCTCGCGCAGCTTGACGGCGTCGACGTATCCGCCGAGATTCGCGCGGAGGAGGTCGGCAGTCGCGCCTCGGCGATCGCCGTGCACGCGCCCGTGCGCGCCGCGCTGGTGGCGCGTCAGCGGGCTTTCCGCAAGGAACCGGGGCTGGTCGCCGACGGCCGCGACATGGGCACTGTGATCTTCCAGGACGCGATTCTGAAGGTGTTCCTCACGGCCAGCGTCGAGGCCCGTGCCGCGCGCCGGCATAAGCAATTGATCCAAAAAGGATTTTCTGCTAATATACATGACTTGCTCCGGGATTTGCGTGAGCGCGATGAGCGTGACAGTCAGCGCGCAGCCGCGCCGCTCAAGCCCGCGGCAGATGCAAAGCTGCTTGATACCTCCGCATTGTCGGTCGACCAGGCGGTCGAACAGGTGGTGCAGTGGTATGAAGCTTTAGTCCCGCATGCTTGA
- the rpsA gene encoding 30S ribosomal protein S1 — translation MQILIFMSDLQTSTPNTESFAALFEESLTKQDMRAGEVISAEVVRVDHNFVVVNAGLKSEAYIPLEEFLNDAGEVEVQAGDFVSVAIDALENGYGDTILSRDKAKRLASWLSLEKALDNNELVTGTITGKVKGGMTVMVNGIRAFLPGSLVDTRPVKDTTPYEGKTLEFRVIKLDRKRNNVVLSRRAVIEATQGEERAKLLETLKEGAIVEGVVKNITDYGAFVDLGGIDGLLHITDIAWRRVRHPSEVLSVGQEVTAKILKFDQEKNRVSLGIKQLGDDPWEGISRRYPSGTRLFGKVTNITDYGAFVEVESGIEGLVHVSEMDWTNKNVAPSKVVQLGDEVEVMVLEIDEDRRRISLGMKQCKPNPWDDFSRNFKKGDKLQGAIKSITDFGVFIGLPGGIDGLVHLSDLSWSETGEEAVRKYKKGDEVEAIVLGIDVEKERISLGIKQLEGDPFSNFVAMNDKGAIVDGVVKTVDAKGAVVQLSAEVEGYLRASEIAQDRVEDARNVLKEGDKVNAMIINIDRKSRGINLSIKAKDSAEQQEAIRGLASDNSSAATGTTNLGALLKAKLDGQNQ, via the coding sequence GTGCAAATTTTGATTTTTATGTCCGACCTGCAAACCTCTACCCCGAATACCGAATCTTTTGCGGCTCTGTTCGAAGAGTCGCTGACCAAGCAAGACATGCGCGCCGGCGAAGTGATCTCCGCCGAAGTCGTGCGTGTTGACCACAACTTCGTGGTCGTCAACGCTGGTCTCAAGTCCGAAGCCTACATCCCGCTCGAAGAGTTCCTGAACGACGCGGGCGAGGTAGAAGTGCAGGCGGGCGACTTCGTTTCCGTCGCGATCGACGCGCTGGAAAACGGCTATGGCGACACCATCCTGTCGCGCGACAAGGCGAAGCGTCTGGCTTCGTGGCTGTCGCTGGAAAAGGCGCTCGACAACAACGAACTCGTGACCGGCACGATCACGGGCAAGGTCAAGGGCGGCATGACCGTCATGGTCAACGGCATCCGCGCGTTCCTGCCGGGTTCGCTGGTTGACACGCGTCCGGTCAAGGACACGACCCCGTACGAAGGCAAGACCCTCGAATTCCGCGTCATCAAGCTCGACCGCAAGCGTAACAACGTCGTGCTGTCGCGCCGCGCTGTGATCGAAGCGACCCAGGGCGAAGAGCGCGCAAAGCTGCTCGAAACGCTGAAGGAAGGCGCGATCGTCGAAGGCGTGGTGAAGAACATCACCGATTACGGCGCATTCGTGGACCTCGGCGGTATCGACGGCCTGCTGCACATCACCGACATCGCATGGCGTCGTGTGCGTCACCCGAGCGAAGTGTTGTCGGTTGGCCAGGAAGTCACCGCGAAGATTCTCAAGTTCGATCAAGAGAAGAACCGCGTTTCGCTGGGCATCAAGCAACTGGGCGACGATCCGTGGGAAGGCATTTCCCGCCGCTACCCGTCGGGCACGCGCCTGTTCGGTAAGGTCACCAACATCACCGACTACGGCGCATTCGTCGAAGTGGAATCGGGCATCGAAGGCCTCGTCCACGTGTCGGAAATGGACTGGACGAACAAGAACGTTGCACCGTCGAAGGTTGTTCAGCTGGGCGACGAAGTCGAAGTCATGGTTCTTGAAATCGACGAAGACCGTCGCCGTATCAGCCTCGGCATGAAGCAATGCAAGCCGAACCCGTGGGACGACTTCAGCCGCAACTTCAAGAAGGGCGACAAGCTGCAAGGCGCAATCAAGTCGATCACCGACTTCGGCGTCTTCATCGGTCTGCCGGGCGGCATCGACGGTCTGGTTCACCTGTCGGACCTGTCGTGGAGCGAAACGGGCGAAGAAGCGGTTCGCAAGTACAAGAAGGGCGACGAAGTGGAAGCAATCGTTCTCGGCATCGACGTCGAGAAGGAACGCATTTCGCTGGGCATCAAGCAGCTCGAAGGCGACCCGTTCAGCAACTTCGTTGCAATGAACGACAAGGGCGCGATCGTCGACGGCGTGGTCAAGACGGTGGACGCGAAGGGTGCGGTGGTTCAGCTGTCGGCGGAAGTCGAAGGCTACCTGCGCGCTTCGGAAATCGCCCAGGACCGCGTGGAAGATGCTCGCAACGTGCTGAAGGAAGGCGACAAGGTCAACGCGATGATCATCAACATCGATCGCAAGTCGCGCGGCATCAACCTGTCGATCAAGGCCAAGGACTCGGCCGAACAGCAGGAAGCGATTCGTGGCCTCGCGTCGGACAACAGCTCGGCTGCAACCGGCACGACGAACCTCGGCGCGCTGTTGAAGGCCAAGCTCGACGGCCAGAACCAGTAA
- the pheA gene encoding prephenate dehydratase — translation MDDELNTRLKPLRERIDALDAQLIALLNQRAAVALEVGEVKKYFNAPVFRPEREQQVIARLQDMSEGPLASEHISAIWREIMAASRALEKPIKAAYLGPVGTYSEQAMHEYFGQSIEGLPCPSIDEVFRAVEAGAAEFGVVPVENSTEGAVSRTLDLLLQTQLTIGGELALPIHHNLLTLNGGLTGVTRVCAHAQALAQCQRWLSTNAPHLERQAVSSNAEAARMAADDPTVAAIAGDRAATHYGLQVAYALIQDDPHNRTRFVMIGRERTGVSGHDQTSLIVSVANEPGAVFKLLEPLARHSVSMTRFESRPARVGTWEYYFYIDVEGHRDDPAVAAALAELGQKAEFLKILGSYPRAR, via the coding sequence ATGGACGACGAACTCAATACCCGACTCAAACCCCTTCGCGAGCGCATCGACGCGCTCGACGCGCAGCTGATCGCGCTGCTCAATCAGCGGGCGGCGGTCGCGCTCGAAGTGGGCGAGGTCAAGAAGTATTTCAACGCGCCGGTGTTCCGCCCTGAGCGCGAACAGCAGGTGATCGCGCGCTTGCAAGACATGAGCGAAGGGCCGCTCGCGAGCGAACATATCAGCGCGATCTGGCGCGAGATCATGGCCGCGAGCCGCGCGCTCGAAAAACCCATCAAGGCCGCGTATCTCGGCCCGGTCGGCACCTATAGCGAGCAGGCGATGCACGAGTACTTCGGTCAGTCGATCGAAGGCCTGCCGTGTCCGTCGATCGACGAAGTGTTTCGCGCGGTCGAAGCAGGCGCCGCGGAATTCGGCGTCGTGCCGGTCGAGAATTCGACCGAAGGCGCAGTGTCGCGCACGCTCGATCTGCTGCTGCAAACGCAGCTCACGATCGGCGGCGAACTGGCGCTGCCGATTCACCACAACCTGTTGACCCTGAACGGCGGCCTCACCGGCGTGACGCGCGTGTGCGCGCATGCGCAGGCGCTCGCTCAATGCCAGCGCTGGCTTTCCACGAACGCGCCGCATCTGGAGCGCCAGGCGGTGTCGAGCAACGCGGAAGCAGCACGCATGGCTGCGGACGATCCGACAGTCGCGGCCATCGCCGGCGATCGCGCCGCGACGCACTACGGTTTGCAGGTCGCATACGCGCTGATCCAGGACGATCCGCATAACCGCACGCGCTTCGTGATGATCGGCAGGGAGCGGACCGGCGTCAGCGGGCACGACCAGACGTCGCTGATCGTTTCGGTGGCGAACGAGCCGGGCGCGGTATTCAAGCTGCTCGAGCCACTCGCGCGCCACAGCGTATCGATGACGCGTTTCGAATCGCGTCCGGCGCGCGTCGGCACGTGGGAGTACTACTTCTACATCGACGTCGAGGGCCATCGCGACGATCCGGCGGTCGCCGCCGCGCTCGCCGAACTCGGCCAGAAGGCCGAGTTCCTGAAGATCCTCGGCTCGTATCCGCGCGCCCGCTAA